CCGGCAGCAAGGCCGGCCCGAGCAACAGCGCCGCCCAAACCCAATGCCAGTGGGCCGCGCGCCGGCGCGCCAGCAGGGCGGCGCCCACGGCCGCCAGCAGGCTCAAGCCCACGGCCAGACGCTGGGTGGCGGGCTGCGGCCAGGCATCGGCGGCCTGCCAGTGCGCCTTGCCGAAGTGGCGGTCCTGCACGGACTGCAGTACCTCGCCCAGCTGAGTGAACAAGGGCGCCACCACCCAATCGGCGCGCACCAGCCAGTCGGGGAAGTCGGGCTCCGGGGTGCGGACACCCAAGCGCTGCGCGCCCACCGCACCGATGCGCCAAGCCTGCAAACGGCGCGGTACGGCCCGCATGTGGCGGCCCTCGAGCAGGCTGAGCCACAGGGTGCCGCTGCTCTCATCGTGCAACCATTGCAGGGCTTCGATGGACTCCGCGCCTTGGGGCAAGGGATGGCGCCATTGCGTCGCCCAGCCTCCCTCCGGGGCGCGCTGCATCAGCTTCACCGCCCAGGCACTCACCACCAGCAGCTGGCGTGCGCCCACCGGGTGCAGGTCCTGGATGTCGCCATCAGCAAGGGGGAGCGTCAGGCCCGGTTGCAGGCGCTTGGCCGCGCCGTCCCAGATCCACAAACGCCGCCCCTCCAGCACGCCCGCCGGATGCATCAGGGGCGGCTGGCTGAACGCATGGCGGGCCTGCGGCTGGGGCTGCAGCCCATCGGTGCCCAGCCAACCCAGCAACTTGCCGCGCGCGCCCTGCACGCGGTAGAGCATGTGCTGATGGCTGAAGTCCACCTCCGCCTCCAGCTCAGCGGCCCGCCAGCTCAGGGTGTGGATCGCCGCGGGTTGATGGCGCTGGTCCATGCGGCGCACCGGATAGCGCAACACGCCGGGGCGCTGACCCGCCAGGGCTTCGGGCAGACGATGCCCCAGACGCTCGATTTGCGCCGGCAACTTCAGGCGCCGCCAGGCTTCGAAGCCGTTCTCCGGCGTCTGCTCCTGCGAAGGATGGTGCCCGACCAGACTCAATGCCGCCTGCCCGCCCAGCGACAGCAAGAGGCCCAGCAGCGTGGCCACGAGCCAGAACAGCGCAGCCCCCTGCAGCACCAGGCTGAAGCCGCGCGGGCGACGCTCGGTATCGGGGCGGAAGCGATCCAACACCAGCGCCAGCGCAAACCCATTGAACAGCACCATGGGCAGCAACAGCCAGGGCAAGGGCTGGTACTGGAACAGCATCAAAAGCGGCAGGGCCAGCACAGGCAGGCTGCGCCCGCGCGGCCCCAGGCTGGCGGCCCAGCCACACAGATAGCCGCCCAAAGCCACCAAGGCGGCGTAGACGCACAAGCCCAGGTGATGGGCCTCCACCAGCCGGCCCCAGGCCGACTGCAAGGGCAGGCTCAAGAACAAGGGGCCGGCCACCATCAAACCCAGGCTGGACCCGCCCGCCCCCAACAGGGCCAGGGCCACACGCCAGGGTGCCAGCGGCCGATGCAGCAGCTGCAACCAGGCCCCACCGCGCCGATGCGCCGCCGCCTGCCAGGCCCCGAACAACAGGCCCAGCAACAGGTAGAACACCGCAAACAGGGTCAGCAAACTCTGCGACTGCTGCGGCAGGTTCAACAGCCGCGCCAGGTAGAGCAGGGGCAGTGCATGCAGGGCCAAACCAGCCAGCGCGACGCCACGCAAACGACGCCACTCGGAACGAAACAACGCAAACATCTTCAGGCCCATTCGGTGTGGAGCGCCGTGCCGGCATGGCACTGAGCCAGCAGGCCATTGATGGCACGGTCCAGGCTGACCCCCATGCTGGCCATGCGCGCGGCGCCGCGTTGCTGCAGTTGGGCGCGCACCTGTTCTTCGCTCTGATCGAGCAGCAGCAGCTCGGTCAGGCCGCCCAGAGGCTGGTGGCTGAGCAGGCCGGGCAGGTCGCGCAGCGACGGCGTCTGGAAGGGGAACTCCACCTGCCACAGGCGGACGCGCTGGCACAGCGCTTCAGGCTCGCATTGGTAGCGCAGCCGGCCGCGCTCGATGACGATCAGCTGCTCGGCCAGGCGCTCGATCTCGTCCATCAGGTGCGAGCAGTAGATGATGGTGCAGCCTTGCTCCAGGCCGACCTGCATCAGGGCGTCCAGAAAGGCGCGCTTGGCCACCACGTCCAGGCCCAGGGTGGGTTCGTCCAGCAACAGCAGCTCGGGCCCCTGCGCCAGCGCCAGCCCCAGGCTCAAGCCGGCGCGTTCGCCGCGCGAGAGCTCGCCCACACGCTGCTGCGGCAACACCTGGAAGAAGGACAGCACCTGGTTCAGCGGCGCCTCGCGCCAGCGCGCGGCGTACTGCTGGTGCTGCAAGGCCACCAGCTCGCGTACCGGCATCCAGCCGGGCAGGTGATGCTCCTCGTTGACGAAGCCGATGCGCCCGCGGTCCTGCGCGCGCAGGCGATCGGCCGGCAGGCCCAGCACGCTGGCGCTGCCGGCATCAGGCTGCATGAAGCCCAACAGGATGCGGAACAAGGTCGATTTGCCGGCCCCGTTGGCGCCCACGATGGCATGCACGCCGCCACGCGCCACGCGGAGGCTCAAGTCATCCAATGCCGTCTTGCTGCCAAAGCGCCGCGTCAGGCGCTCGGTTTCGATCACCCACGGGCTCATGCCTGTTTCCTCTTCTGATAGCCCTGCAACTCGCCGTAGAGCCGCTCACACACCTCCTCGGCCGTGAAGTCCAGGCCCAGCACGTCATCCACAAACTGGTTGCAGGCCGCATCCAGGCGGCGCTGCTGCTCGGCCGGACTGAGACGCTCACGGGGCGCCGCCACAAAGAGGCCCAGGCCGGGCTGGCTCTCTAGCCAGCCCTCGCTGCACAGCTCGGCATAGGCCTTGGCCACGGTGTTGGGGTTGATCAAGAGCTGCTGCGCCAGCACCCGCACGCTGGGCAGCTGCGCGCCCACGGGCAGCTCGCCGGCGGCGATCTGGCGGCGCACGCCATCCACGATCTGGCGCCCCAAGGGGCGCGAGTCCCCGGGCCGCACATCCAACATCAGGGGCCGGGCCCGCTGCAGCGATGACATGCTTCACTCCATCTTCTGTATTAGTCAAACTAGTACAGTGTAGACAGCGCGGCCACCCCTGCCCAAAGTCAGGCCTTGTTCGGGGCATCCCCCGGGCAGGGTCTGCCTACACTGCGCCGCCATGGCTGCCCTTCCTTCTGCACACACCTCGGTTGACCTCGCCATGCCCATCAGTGGCATGCATTGCGCCGCCTGCGTGGCGCGCGTTGAGAAGGCCTTGGCCGGCGTGGCCGGTGTGCTCAAGGCCGAGGTGCTACTGACCGAGAACCGCGCCCAGCTGCGCGTCGAGCCGGGCTGGAGCGCTGTGGCCCTGATGGCCGCCCTTCGCAAGGTGGGTTATGACATCCCGCTCACCCAGGCCAGCCTGCACTTGAGCGGCCTGCACGACGCCGCCGACGCATTGCGCGCCCACGAGGCGCTGGCGCGCGTGCCTGGGGTGGTGCTGGTGCAAGTCAATCTGGGGGCGGCCACGGCCGCTTTGCAGGCCCTGCCCAGCACGGCACCGGGGGCCTTGCTACAGGCGGCACGCGCAGCCGGCTTCGGGGCGGCGCTGCAGACCCAAACCGACGCCGGCTCCGCCCTGGCGCAGGAGGCCGCACGGCTGCGCCGCGATGTGTTGCTGGCTTGGGCACTCACCCTGCCCTTGCTGCTGCCCATGCTGGTTCAACCCTTCGGCCTGCACCTGATGCTGCCGGGCGCTTGGCAGGCCCTGCTGGCAGCCGGGGTGCAGTTCGGCCCGGGGCGCCGCTTTTACCGCGCCGCCTGGGCCGGCCTGCGCGCGGGCAGCCCGGGCATGGATGTGCTGATTGCGCTGGGCTCGAGCGCGGCCTTCGGCCTGAGCGCCTGGCTGCTGGGGCGCGGCGCCGGGGCCATGGATCTGTTTTTTGAGTCCGGCGCAGCCATTTTGAGTTTTGTGCTGCTGGGCCGTTGGCTGGAGGCGCGTGCCAAACGCGCCACCGGCGCCGCCCTGCGCGGCCTGCAGGAACTGGCGCCCGCCCAGGCCGAACTCTGGCGCGATGGCCAATGGCAGCTGCACCCGCTGGCTGAGCTCAAGCCCGGCGACCGCGTGCGCGTGCGCCCGGGTGGCCGCATTCCCTGCGACGGCCGCCTGACCGAGGGCCGCAGCCACATCAACGAGGCGCATCTGAATGGCGAGCCCATGCCGCTGGCGCGCGCACCCGGCGACTTGCTGCGTGCCGGTGGCCTGAACCTGGACGGGGTGATCGAGCTGCGCGCCACGCAAACGGCCGCCGCCTCCAGCCTCGCGCAGCTGGTACGCCTGATTGAGTCGGCCCAAGCCAGCAAGGCACCCATCCAGGGCCTGGCCGACCGCGTGGCAGCACGCTTCGTACCGGCCGTGATGCTGCTGGCCCTGCTGACGCTTGCCGGCTGGGTACTGGCCGGGCAAGGCGGACGCGGCCTGTTGGCTGCGGTGGCCGTGCTGGTGGTGGCCTGTCCCTGCGCCCTGGGTCTGGCCACGCCCACCGCCGTGGTGGTGGGCATCGGCCAGGCTGCGCGCCGGGGCCTGCTGGTGCGCGACGCCGGCGCGCTGGAACAGCTCGCCGGCATCCAACGCATGGCCTTTGACAAGACCGGCACCCTGACGCGCGGCGAACCCGAGCTGGCGCACATCGAACCGCTGGCTGATCTGAACCGCCTGCAGGTGCAGGCCCTGGCCGCCGCCCTGGCCCAGGGCAGCAGCCACCCGCTCTCACAAGCCCTGCGCCAGGCCCAGGGCGATCTGCCCACACCCGAGGCAAAGGATCTGCGCACCCTGGCCGGTCTGGGTCTGCAAGGCCAGCTGGGAGAGCTTCGCCTGCATCTGGGCTCCAGCCGCTACCTGGCCGAGCTGGGTCTGCCCACCGGCGCCTGGGAAAGCGCGGCCCAGGCCCAGGCGACCCAGGGCTATAGCGTCAGCTGGCTGGCGCAGACCCAGCCCGAGCCACGCCTGCTCGGCTTGCTGGCCTTTGGCGACCGCGCGCGCACCGAGGCCCGCAGTGCGCTGGATGCCTTGCGCGCTCAGGGCCTGCGCTGCAGCCTCCTCTCGGGCGACCGCCCCGAGACCGCGATGGCGCTGGCCCGGGGCCTGGGCTTTGCCGAGGCCGACGATGTGCACGGCGGCCTGCTACCGCAGGACAAGCTCTCGGCCATTCACGCCTGGAAGGCGCGGGGCGAGGCCGTGGCCATGGTGGGAGACGGCATCAACGACGCCCCGGCGCTGGCGGCGGCCGATGTCGGCATTGCCCTGGGGGCGGATGGACAGGGCACCGCGCTGGCGGCGGAGTCCGCCACCCTGACCCTGCTGGCCAATGACTTGCGCCGCATCCCCGAGGCCGTGGCCCTGGCGCGCCGCACCCTGCTGACGATCCGGATGAATCTGTTCTGGGCTTTTGGATTCAACGCCCTGATGCTGCCCCTGGCCATGGCCGGGCGCCTGCCGCCCATGGCAGCCAGCGCCGCCATGGCCGCCAGCAGCCTGATGGTGCTGGGCAATGCGCTGTGGCTCAGGCGCTGGCGCTACAAGGCTTGATACACGGGTCGAATCCCCCGCGCCTGATCACTCAGGCTTGAAGGACAGCTCCACGTCCACGGTGCGCTCGGCCGGCAGTGGCTCGAAGCGCCATTGCGAAATAGCCCGTGCGGCGGCTTGACCCAGGCGGCGATTGGCGCCCGCCTTGGGCTCGGCCTTGATGACCTTGCCATCCGTACCCACCACGAAACGCACCGGGATCACTTGCGGCCGATCGGCCATGGCTTCGATGACCTGACGATTCATATCCGGGGCCACATAGTGCACCAGCTTGAGCTCGACCTCGTCGGGCTCCTCCACCACCGGAGCGGCGGGTACCGCGGCGACAGGGGGCTGCGGCTCTACCTGTGCCGGCAAGGTGACGGCCTGCACCGGCTGGGCGGCGGTCTGGGTGGTGTCCAGCGGCACGGCGGTCTCGGTCACTGCGGCAGCGGGTGAGGCCGGCGCGGCCGCCACGGCCGCCGGCCGCTCGACCGGACGGGCCGGCGTGGCCGGTGCCTTGGCGGGCGCCGGCTTGGCGGCGGCTTCCTTGCTGTCTTTGGAGTCCTTGGCGTCTTTGTCCTTGGCCGGCTTCACGGTCGAGAACTTGATGAAGCTGAACACCTTCTGGGCATCGCGCTTGGCGCGCTCGGCATCCGAGATGCCCCCGGCATCGGCCTGCGCCCAGGCCCCGCCCATCGCCACCATCAAACCCACACAAACCACACTGCGACCAAACACCGACATATCCACTCCGAAAGACCCGCCGCATTCAGCGTCAGGCAAAAAACTCACTCGCTATCGAACTTGAAAGCGATCTCGACCTCGGCCTCACGGGCCTCACTCAAAGGGGCAAA
Above is a window of Inhella inkyongensis DNA encoding:
- a CDS encoding heavy metal translocating P-type ATPase; the protein is MAALPSAHTSVDLAMPISGMHCAACVARVEKALAGVAGVLKAEVLLTENRAQLRVEPGWSAVALMAALRKVGYDIPLTQASLHLSGLHDAADALRAHEALARVPGVVLVQVNLGAATAALQALPSTAPGALLQAARAAGFGAALQTQTDAGSALAQEAARLRRDVLLAWALTLPLLLPMLVQPFGLHLMLPGAWQALLAAGVQFGPGRRFYRAAWAGLRAGSPGMDVLIALGSSAAFGLSAWLLGRGAGAMDLFFESGAAILSFVLLGRWLEARAKRATGAALRGLQELAPAQAELWRDGQWQLHPLAELKPGDRVRVRPGGRIPCDGRLTEGRSHINEAHLNGEPMPLARAPGDLLRAGGLNLDGVIELRATQTAAASSLAQLVRLIESAQASKAPIQGLADRVAARFVPAVMLLALLTLAGWVLAGQGGRGLLAAVAVLVVACPCALGLATPTAVVVGIGQAARRGLLVRDAGALEQLAGIQRMAFDKTGTLTRGEPELAHIEPLADLNRLQVQALAAALAQGSSHPLSQALRQAQGDLPTPEAKDLRTLAGLGLQGQLGELRLHLGSSRYLAELGLPTGAWESAAQAQATQGYSVSWLAQTQPEPRLLGLLAFGDRARTEARSALDALRAQGLRCSLLSGDRPETAMALARGLGFAEADDVHGGLLPQDKLSAIHAWKARGEAVAMVGDGINDAPALAAADVGIALGADGQGTALAAESATLTLLANDLRRIPEAVALARRTLLTIRMNLFWAFGFNALMLPLAMAGRLPPMAASAAMAASSLMVLGNALWLRRWRYKA
- a CDS encoding energy transducer TonB — its product is MFGRSVVCVGLMVAMGGAWAQADAGGISDAERAKRDAQKVFSFIKFSTVKPAKDKDAKDSKDSKEAAAKPAPAKAPATPARPVERPAAVAAAPASPAAAVTETAVPLDTTQTAAQPVQAVTLPAQVEPQPPVAAVPAAPVVEEPDEVELKLVHYVAPDMNRQVIEAMADRPQVIPVRFVVGTDGKVIKAEPKAGANRRLGQAAARAISQWRFEPLPAERTVDVELSFKPE
- a CDS encoding ABC transporter ATP-binding protein, with the protein product MSPWVIETERLTRRFGSKTALDDLSLRVARGGVHAIVGANGAGKSTLFRILLGFMQPDAGSASVLGLPADRLRAQDRGRIGFVNEEHHLPGWMPVRELVALQHQQYAARWREAPLNQVLSFFQVLPQQRVGELSRGERAGLSLGLALAQGPELLLLDEPTLGLDVVAKRAFLDALMQVGLEQGCTIIYCSHLMDEIERLAEQLIVIERGRLRYQCEPEALCQRVRLWQVEFPFQTPSLRDLPGLLSHQPLGGLTELLLLDQSEEQVRAQLQQRGAARMASMGVSLDRAINGLLAQCHAGTALHTEWA
- a CDS encoding GntR family transcriptional regulator, with the translated sequence MSSLQRARPLMLDVRPGDSRPLGRQIVDGVRRQIAAGELPVGAQLPSVRVLAQQLLINPNTVAKAYAELCSEGWLESQPGLGLFVAAPRERLSPAEQQRRLDAACNQFVDDVLGLDFTAEEVCERLYGELQGYQKRKQA